Proteins encoded by one window of Paraburkholderia terrae:
- the treZ gene encoding malto-oligosyltrehalose trehalohydrolase, which translates to MHERPIDPHAHHHAHCLPFGAQLLGAASARQRTRFRLWAPSCAKVQVVVENGDGSGTHDMSATGNGWFETEIGCGAGTLYRYKLDGALLIPDPASRFQPQDVHGPSEVIDPRAYTWEHTGWCGRPWEETVLYELHVGALDGYGGVMKRLPAIAELGVTAIELMPLNDFPGKRNWGYDGVLPYAPDSAYGRPDDLKALIDAAHAHGLAVFLDVVYNHFGPDGNYLHQYAKPFFREGTHTPWGPAIDFERGEVCEFFCDNALYWLNEYRFDGLRLDAVHAIDNDDWLRRFADHVRAHVQHGRHVHLVLENERNTASLLDRHFTAQWNDDAHNTLHVLLTGEHEGYYAAYADQPIQRLARILGSGFGYQGDPSPIHDGKPRGETSGHLPPTSFVAFLQNHDQIGNRAMGERLRTLCSDDALRAATGLLLLSPQIPLLFMDEEYGSKQPFLFFTDYTGDLANAVREGRRKEFARFSAFADEKRRALIPDPNDPQTLAMSSPPAERHGDAPDAKDALDWMHFYKSALAVRAKLIAPRLRHAKALGATLLKAAGDQDANALTARWKLDDGETLSIVLNLGDEAVALGERPAGKVIFETPPRVRDRVDAGELPPNAFVAWMTGDVSECAIGHDARKHVQT; encoded by the coding sequence ATGCATGAACGTCCGATCGACCCTCACGCGCATCATCACGCGCACTGCCTGCCGTTCGGCGCGCAGCTGCTCGGCGCGGCGAGCGCGAGGCAGCGCACGCGCTTTCGCTTGTGGGCGCCGTCGTGCGCGAAGGTACAGGTGGTCGTCGAAAACGGCGATGGGTCCGGCACGCACGACATGAGCGCGACGGGCAATGGCTGGTTCGAAACGGAAATCGGCTGCGGCGCGGGCACGCTGTATCGCTACAAGCTCGACGGCGCGCTGCTGATTCCCGACCCCGCATCGCGCTTTCAGCCGCAGGATGTGCATGGCCCGAGCGAAGTGATCGATCCGCGCGCCTACACATGGGAGCACACGGGCTGGTGCGGCCGGCCGTGGGAAGAAACGGTACTGTACGAACTGCATGTCGGCGCGCTGGACGGCTACGGCGGCGTGATGAAGCGCCTGCCCGCCATCGCGGAACTGGGCGTCACCGCAATCGAACTGATGCCGCTCAACGATTTTCCGGGCAAGCGCAACTGGGGCTATGACGGCGTGCTGCCCTATGCGCCCGACTCCGCGTATGGCCGTCCCGACGACCTGAAAGCGCTGATCGACGCCGCGCACGCGCACGGCCTCGCGGTGTTTCTCGATGTGGTCTACAACCACTTCGGTCCGGACGGCAATTATCTGCATCAGTATGCGAAGCCGTTTTTCCGGGAAGGCACGCACACACCGTGGGGGCCCGCAATCGACTTCGAACGCGGCGAAGTGTGCGAATTCTTCTGCGACAACGCGCTCTACTGGCTCAACGAATATCGCTTCGACGGCTTGCGCCTCGACGCCGTACATGCAATCGACAACGACGACTGGCTGCGCCGTTTCGCCGATCACGTGCGCGCGCATGTCCAGCACGGACGTCACGTGCATCTCGTGCTGGAAAACGAGCGCAATACGGCGAGCCTGCTCGACCGGCATTTCACCGCGCAATGGAACGACGACGCGCACAACACGCTGCACGTGCTGCTGACGGGCGAACACGAAGGCTACTACGCCGCTTACGCGGATCAGCCGATCCAGCGGCTCGCGCGGATACTCGGCAGCGGCTTCGGCTATCAGGGCGACCCCTCTCCGATTCACGACGGCAAACCGCGCGGCGAGACGAGCGGTCATTTGCCGCCCACCTCGTTCGTGGCGTTCTTGCAGAACCACGATCAGATCGGCAATCGCGCGATGGGCGAGCGTCTGCGCACGCTGTGCTCCGATGACGCGCTGCGCGCCGCCACAGGCCTGTTGCTGCTGTCGCCGCAAATTCCGCTGCTGTTCATGGACGAGGAATATGGCTCGAAACAGCCGTTCCTGTTCTTCACCGATTACACCGGCGATCTGGCGAACGCCGTGCGCGAAGGACGCCGCAAAGAGTTCGCGCGTTTCTCCGCATTCGCCGACGAGAAACGCCGCGCGCTGATTCCCGATCCGAACGATCCGCAGACGCTCGCCATGTCGTCGCCGCCTGCCGAGCGGCACGGCGACGCGCCTGACGCGAAGGACGCGCTCGACTGGATGCACTTCTACAAATCCGCGCTCGCCGTGCGCGCGAAGCTGATCGCGCCGCGCCTGCGTCATGCGAAGGCGCTCGGTGCAACGCTCCTCAAGGCAGCCGGCGATCAGGACGCGAACGCGCTAACCGCACGCTGGAAACTCGACGACGGCGAGACATTGTCGATCGTGCTGAATCTCGGCGATGAAGCCGTGGCACTCGGCGAGCGCCCCGCCGGCAAGGTGATCTTCGAAACGCCGCCGCGCGTGCGCGATCGCGTCGACGCGGGCGAGTTGCCGCCAAACGCATTCGTCGCCTGGATGACCGGCGACGTCAGCGAATGTGCCATCGGCCACGACGCGCGCAAGCACGTGCAGACCTAA
- the malQ gene encoding 4-alpha-glucanotransferase has translation MATTRRPGISIDALAARAGFEVEWEDAHHNRKRVPDSTLAALLERMGLPCGNATQIRQSAGALEAELSGRKLPPLMTVECGRGIGLPAAAIKAGSHYRIELESGSLIDGRFTAPKGEAALLSPIDEPGYHTLVLNDHRMTLAVAPSQCYTVTDAWRAMHGDDTNAPPLWGIAAQIYGLRRVGDGGIGDYTALATLAIESAKRGAHALAVSPTHAMFSALPGSFSPYSPSSRLWLNVTHIDPAAVFGTQAAQAALDAAGGADVWPQLETLPLIDWKTATPLKLKVLRVLFERFCANDRAQDSPRALEFHGFCERGGRALEDHARFEALHAFQLLHSGEGYWRKWPDALQDPRSPEVEAFANEHRHEVEFHLFLQWLASKGLSHAQHAARDAGMAIGLIADLAVGCDSAGSHAWSYRDDMLHGVSVGAPPDLFNQAGQAWGLTTFSPRAMRNQGFSAFIDMLRSAFACAGGIRIDHILGLRRLWLVPEGESAKNGAYLRYPLEDMLRLIALESWRHRAIVIGEDLGTVPPGFRERLSEHGLAGIRVLWFERTRDGKGFTPPAEWDSGAVGTTTTHDLPTVSGWWRGEDIVWRNRIGQTAPRADGRDPVALAQAERDDDRAALWQAFQQAGVAAPDVEPPPPGEAPVDEALAFVAATPSPLVTIPLEDLLSLVDQPNLPGSIDEHPNWRRRVIQPVDELFASDAFCDRLLAIQQARTDSTPASSLSDTP, from the coding sequence GTGGCCACAACCCGACGCCCCGGTATTTCCATCGACGCCCTCGCCGCACGCGCAGGCTTCGAAGTCGAATGGGAAGACGCGCATCACAACAGGAAGCGCGTGCCCGACAGCACGCTCGCCGCGCTACTCGAACGCATGGGCCTGCCGTGCGGCAACGCCACGCAGATTCGCCAAAGCGCGGGCGCGCTCGAAGCCGAGCTGTCCGGCCGCAAGCTGCCGCCGCTGATGACGGTCGAATGCGGACGCGGTATCGGTTTGCCCGCCGCCGCGATCAAGGCGGGCAGCCACTACCGGATCGAACTGGAAAGCGGCTCGCTGATCGATGGCCGCTTCACGGCGCCGAAGGGCGAAGCGGCGCTGCTGTCGCCCATCGACGAACCCGGCTATCACACGCTCGTGCTCAACGATCACCGGATGACGCTCGCCGTCGCGCCCTCGCAGTGCTACACGGTCACCGACGCGTGGCGCGCGATGCACGGCGACGACACGAACGCGCCGCCGCTGTGGGGGATCGCCGCGCAAATCTACGGCTTGCGCCGGGTCGGCGACGGCGGCATCGGCGATTACACGGCGCTGGCCACGCTCGCGATCGAAAGCGCGAAACGCGGCGCGCATGCGCTCGCCGTCAGTCCGACACACGCGATGTTCAGTGCGTTGCCGGGCTCGTTCAGTCCGTATTCGCCGTCGTCGCGGCTGTGGTTGAACGTTACGCATATCGATCCCGCCGCCGTGTTCGGCACGCAGGCCGCACAGGCCGCGCTCGATGCGGCGGGCGGCGCCGACGTTTGGCCGCAACTCGAAACACTGCCGCTGATCGACTGGAAGACGGCGACGCCGCTCAAGCTCAAGGTGCTGCGCGTGTTGTTCGAGCGTTTCTGCGCGAACGACCGCGCGCAGGACTCGCCGCGCGCGCTGGAATTTCATGGCTTTTGCGAGCGAGGCGGCCGAGCACTCGAAGATCACGCGCGCTTTGAAGCGCTGCATGCGTTCCAGTTGCTGCACAGTGGCGAAGGGTACTGGCGCAAGTGGCCGGATGCGCTGCAGGACCCGCGCAGTCCCGAAGTCGAGGCATTCGCGAACGAGCATCGGCATGAAGTCGAGTTTCATCTGTTTCTGCAGTGGCTCGCGTCGAAAGGGCTTTCACACGCGCAGCACGCGGCGCGCGACGCCGGCATGGCGATCGGGCTGATCGCGGATCTCGCCGTGGGCTGCGACAGCGCGGGCTCGCATGCGTGGTCGTATCGCGACGACATGCTGCACGGCGTGTCCGTCGGCGCGCCGCCCGATCTGTTCAACCAGGCGGGCCAGGCGTGGGGCCTCACCACCTTCTCGCCGCGCGCGATGCGCAATCAGGGCTTCTCCGCGTTCATCGACATGCTGCGCTCCGCGTTCGCCTGCGCAGGCGGCATCCGCATCGATCACATCCTCGGGCTGCGGCGGCTGTGGCTCGTGCCCGAAGGCGAGAGCGCGAAAAACGGCGCGTACCTGCGCTATCCGCTCGAAGACATGCTGCGGCTGATTGCGCTCGAATCGTGGCGGCATCGCGCAATCGTGATTGGCGAAGACCTCGGCACCGTGCCGCCGGGCTTTCGCGAGCGGCTCAGCGAGCACGGCCTGGCGGGTATCCGCGTGCTGTGGTTCGAGCGCACGAGGGACGGCAAGGGCTTCACGCCGCCCGCCGAATGGGATAGCGGCGCCGTCGGGACGACGACCACGCACGACCTGCCGACTGTCTCCGGCTGGTGGCGCGGGGAGGACATCGTGTGGCGCAATCGCATCGGTCAGACCGCGCCGCGTGCCGACGGGCGTGATCCCGTCGCGCTCGCGCAGGCCGAACGCGACGACGACCGCGCCGCGCTCTGGCAGGCGTTCCAGCAAGCCGGGGTTGCCGCGCCCGACGTCGAGCCGCCGCCGCCCGGTGAAGCGCCCGTCGATGAAGCGCTCGCCTTCGTCGCCGCTACGCCGTCACCGCTCGTCACGATTCCGCTCGAAGACCTGCTCAGTCTCGTGGATCAGCCGAACTTACCCGGCTCGATCGACGAGCATCCGAACTGGCGCCGCCGCGTGATCCAGCCCGTCGACGAACTGTTCGCCAGCGACGCCTTTTGCGACCGCCTGCTCGCCATCCAGCAGGCTCGCACCGACTCAACCCCTGCTTCTTCGTTGTCCGATACGCCATGA
- the treY gene encoding malto-oligosyltrehalose synthase, with amino-acid sequence MTVPRATLRLQFHRDFTFDDALAHVDYFAALGVSHLYASPITTATPGSTHGYDTVDYGQVSAECGGEHGLRRLTDKLHELGMGLIVDVVPNHMGMSKHNAWWQDILEWGRHSAFARFFDVDWHSPDPALRGKVLMPVLGAAYGEELIAGRIALRFDADNGRFNVVYGEHACPVCPIDYAAILQSADRADLSALAERFTSITTQPADHPRAVEGRDALREFVQQNGASAIEFVLEAYSPNEPVTRDRLHRLIERQHFRLAWWRTASDEVNWRRFFDISTLAAVRVERPEVFDAVHALIFRLYAEGVIDGVRIDHIDGLAEPREYTQRLRQRLSELREGTTPYIVVEKILGRGEALRDDWPVDGTTGYDFMNDAGALLHDPAGAAPLADAWAELSGRSANFAEEALPARRKILAENLPAELDRVSRALHRLARDSINTRDFTYTAIRRVTNELAAHFPVYRIYPQNGLRSAADNAYFDIALDAAKQTLSRADHGVLARVDAWLGSGADENGNGRNAAYQAPQQNGGAGAFNHTASARRTVQTLFSQLTAPVAAKAIEDTACYRYGRLLSRCEVGADPGEFALTVEQFHAGNQERARRFPHALLATATHDHKRGEDTRARLAVLSEIADEWTATLRAWTTLNTPHRRALDGNADDWAPGPGAEAMLYQTLVGCWPPGLSPDDETGVKALAERVAQWQLKALREAKLRTTWLAPDEAFENGCREFLFDILAPQRRDGFLRELSGFVARIGRAGVVNSLQQTLLRLASPGVPDLYQGTELWDFSLVDPDNRRPVDFAQRRAMLAEAPPSDYLAGWRDGRVKLAINQRMLALRMQIPELLSSGSYTPLTAQGKHAAHVVAFARRQGNCWAVVISTRLSMALLDNSSDLPIVDPIAWDDTAVRMPEELFGRALFDWVSPAAPKVEDTGLLYLRDALTTMPVAVLVEDGVPRV; translated from the coding sequence ATGACTGTTCCGCGCGCCACGCTCCGACTCCAGTTTCATCGCGACTTCACGTTCGACGATGCGCTCGCGCACGTCGACTATTTCGCCGCGCTCGGCGTGAGCCATCTGTACGCTTCGCCGATCACGACGGCCACGCCCGGCTCGACACACGGCTACGACACCGTCGACTACGGCCAGGTCAGCGCCGAGTGCGGCGGCGAACACGGCCTGCGGCGCCTGACCGACAAGCTGCATGAACTCGGCATGGGCCTGATCGTCGACGTCGTGCCGAATCACATGGGTATGAGCAAGCACAACGCGTGGTGGCAGGACATTCTCGAATGGGGCCGCCATAGCGCCTTTGCGCGCTTTTTCGATGTCGACTGGCACTCGCCCGACCCGGCGCTGCGCGGCAAGGTGCTGATGCCCGTGCTCGGCGCGGCGTACGGGGAAGAACTGATCGCGGGCCGTATCGCGCTGCGCTTCGACGCCGACAACGGGCGCTTCAACGTCGTCTATGGCGAGCACGCGTGCCCCGTCTGCCCGATCGATTACGCGGCCATTTTGCAGTCGGCGGATCGCGCGGATCTGAGCGCGCTCGCCGAGCGCTTCACGTCGATCACGACACAACCCGCCGACCATCCACGCGCAGTTGAAGGCCGCGACGCGCTGCGCGAGTTCGTGCAGCAGAACGGCGCGTCGGCGATCGAGTTCGTGCTCGAAGCGTATTCGCCCAACGAGCCCGTCACGCGCGACCGTCTGCACCGGCTCATCGAGCGACAGCACTTCCGGCTCGCGTGGTGGCGCACTGCATCGGATGAAGTGAACTGGCGGCGCTTCTTCGATATCAGCACGCTCGCGGCCGTGCGCGTCGAGCGTCCCGAGGTGTTCGACGCCGTGCATGCGCTGATCTTCCGGCTCTATGCGGAGGGCGTGATCGACGGCGTACGCATCGATCATATCGACGGGCTCGCGGAACCGCGCGAGTACACGCAGCGGCTGCGTCAACGGCTGTCGGAACTGCGCGAGGGCACGACGCCGTATATCGTCGTCGAGAAGATTCTCGGACGCGGCGAAGCGCTGCGCGACGACTGGCCCGTCGACGGCACGACAGGCTACGATTTCATGAACGACGCCGGCGCGCTGCTGCACGATCCGGCGGGCGCCGCGCCGCTCGCCGATGCGTGGGCTGAACTGAGCGGCCGTTCCGCGAACTTCGCAGAAGAAGCGCTGCCCGCGCGCCGCAAGATTCTCGCGGAGAATTTGCCCGCGGAACTGGACCGCGTGTCGCGCGCGCTGCATCGGCTGGCGCGCGACAGCATCAACACGCGCGACTTCACGTACACGGCGATCCGCCGTGTGACCAACGAGCTTGCCGCGCACTTCCCCGTCTATCGCATCTATCCGCAAAACGGCCTGCGCAGCGCTGCTGATAACGCCTACTTCGACATCGCGCTCGATGCCGCGAAGCAGACGCTGTCGCGCGCCGATCACGGCGTGCTCGCGCGCGTCGATGCGTGGCTCGGCAGTGGCGCCGACGAGAACGGCAATGGACGCAACGCTGCGTATCAGGCGCCGCAGCAGAATGGCGGCGCGGGCGCGTTCAATCACACGGCGTCGGCGCGACGTACCGTGCAGACGCTGTTCTCGCAATTGACGGCGCCCGTCGCCGCGAAAGCCATCGAAGATACCGCGTGTTATCGCTACGGACGTTTGCTGTCGCGTTGCGAAGTCGGCGCGGACCCGGGCGAGTTCGCGCTGACGGTCGAGCAGTTTCACGCGGGCAATCAGGAGCGCGCGCGGCGCTTTCCTCATGCGCTGCTAGCGACGGCGACCCACGACCACAAGCGCGGCGAAGACACGCGCGCGCGCCTCGCCGTACTGAGCGAAATCGCCGACGAGTGGACTGCGACGCTGCGCGCATGGACGACGTTGAACACGCCGCACCGGCGCGCGCTGGATGGTAACGCCGACGACTGGGCGCCCGGGCCCGGCGCCGAGGCGATGCTGTATCAGACGCTGGTCGGCTGCTGGCCGCCCGGTCTTTCACCTGACGACGAAACGGGCGTCAAGGCGCTCGCCGAACGCGTCGCGCAATGGCAATTGAAGGCGCTGCGCGAAGCGAAGCTGCGCACTACGTGGCTTGCGCCTGACGAAGCTTTTGAGAACGGCTGCCGTGAGTTTCTGTTCGATATTCTCGCGCCGCAGCGCCGCGATGGATTCCTGCGCGAACTGAGTGGGTTCGTTGCGCGCATCGGCCGGGCGGGTGTCGTGAATAGTCTGCAGCAAACCTTGCTGCGGCTCGCGTCGCCCGGCGTGCCCGATCTTTATCAGGGTACCGAACTATGGGATTTCAGTCTCGTCGATCCGGACAACCGGCGGCCCGTTGATTTCGCGCAGCGTCGGGCGATGCTCGCCGAGGCGCCGCCTTCCGATTACCTCGCTGGCTGGCGCGATGGCCGCGTGAAGCTCGCGATCAATCAGCGGATGCTCGCGTTACGCATGCAGATCCCTGAATTGCTGAGTAGCGGTAGCTATACGCCGCTCACGGCACAGGGCAAGCACGCCGCGCATGTCGTTGCGTTCGCGCGGCGGCAAGGCAACTGCTGGGCGGTGGTGATTTCGACGCGGCTGTCGATGGCGTTGCTCGATAACAGCAGCGACTTGCCGATCGTCGATCCGATTGCGTGGGACGATACGGCCGTGCGGATGCCCGAAGAGCTGTTCGGGCGCGCGTTGTTCGACTGGGTGAGTCCCGCCGCGCCGAAGGTCGAAGATACCGGGCTGCTGTATCTGCGTGATGCGCTGACGACGATGCCTGTGGCGGTGCTTGTTGAGGATGGGGTGCCGCGGGTGTGA
- a CDS encoding hemolysin family protein has product MIQFVALIGALLLVALNGFFVAAEFGLVKLRQTRVQTLAAKHGLRGKLLGKVHGRLDAYLSACQLGITLASLGLGWIGEPAFAELLNPVFHLLGIQNEQLIHGISLFFAFSCISFLHIVVGELAPKSLAIRQSEHVSLWTAMPLYGFYWAMYPAIWVLNSSANAVLRLAGLTADHGGDTHYSTDELKLILRGRHASVANELDGSKDAYSQDEWNTIAHSLDFSRMTVSDLMRPAHELVSLRRDLPWRENMQIVARHRFSRYPLLEDAAGERVAGTIHLKDLLLARHAGSTLDDLSHYVRPVQYVKPEMPALELFRRFRKGAPHLALVGRKNAKPIGFLTLDNLLGALVGQIHDEFRQGDADWTRMDDGTLMGKGSLPVVSLERALGIDIDEGSAESVGGLVINALGDLPEEGQRVDFDRFDVVVKRMKGPRIVLVRVYPKMFDDEGG; this is encoded by the coding sequence TTGATCCAGTTCGTCGCCCTCATTGGCGCGTTGTTGCTCGTTGCCCTCAACGGTTTCTTTGTTGCTGCGGAATTCGGCCTCGTCAAGCTGCGGCAGACGCGCGTGCAAACGCTCGCGGCGAAGCATGGCTTGCGCGGCAAGCTGCTCGGGAAAGTGCATGGGCGGCTGGATGCGTATCTGTCCGCGTGCCAGCTGGGTATCACGCTCGCGTCGCTGGGGCTTGGCTGGATCGGCGAGCCGGCCTTCGCGGAACTGCTGAATCCTGTGTTCCATCTGCTCGGCATCCAGAACGAGCAGTTGATTCACGGCATCTCGCTGTTCTTCGCGTTCTCGTGTATTTCGTTCCTGCATATCGTGGTCGGCGAACTCGCGCCGAAGTCGCTGGCAATTCGTCAGTCCGAGCACGTCTCGCTGTGGACGGCGATGCCGCTGTATGGCTTCTATTGGGCGATGTACCCCGCCATCTGGGTGCTCAACTCGAGCGCGAACGCGGTGCTGCGCCTCGCCGGTCTGACGGCCGACCACGGCGGCGACACACATTACTCCACAGACGAACTGAAGCTGATTCTGCGAGGCCGCCACGCGAGTGTCGCGAACGAACTCGACGGCTCGAAGGACGCCTATTCGCAGGACGAATGGAACACGATCGCGCATTCGCTCGATTTCTCGCGCATGACCGTGTCCGACCTGATGCGGCCCGCGCATGAACTGGTGAGCCTGCGCCGCGACCTGCCGTGGCGCGAGAACATGCAGATCGTCGCGCGCCATCGTTTCAGCCGCTATCCGTTGCTGGAGGACGCAGCGGGCGAGCGCGTCGCGGGCACTATCCATCTGAAGGATCTGCTGCTGGCACGCCACGCGGGCAGCACGCTCGACGACCTGTCGCACTATGTGCGTCCCGTGCAGTACGTGAAGCCCGAGATGCCCGCGTTGGAACTGTTCCGGCGCTTTCGCAAGGGCGCGCCGCATCTCGCGCTGGTCGGCCGCAAGAACGCGAAGCCGATCGGCTTCCTGACGCTCGACAATCTGCTCGGTGCGCTGGTTGGCCAGATTCACGACGAGTTCCGTCAGGGCGACGCCGACTGGACGCGCATGGACGACGGTACGCTGATGGGCAAGGGCAGCTTGCCCGTGGTGTCGCTGGAGCGCGCGCTCGGTATCGACATCGACGAGGGCAGCGCGGAGTCCGTCGGCGGTCTGGTGATCAACGCACTTGGCGATCTGCCGGAGGAAGGGCAGCGCGTCGATTTCGATCGTTTCGATGTAGTCGTGAAGAGGATGAAGGGGCCGCGTATCGTGCTGGTGCGGGTGTATCCGAAGATGTTTGATGATGAGGGTGGTTGA
- a CDS encoding sensor histidine kinase: MSIVTTSTPSSSGSNEETSAVAERTARRCAETALFMRDHVLSLVSHDLRSPLNAIHSWAYVLDRKIDTNDATAQRALEGIRNGVEQQVKLLESIVDTTRAETKALVLKRAPFALRPLLDETIGDVRDALAVRRGVALELNSPLAAQRMDGDRERLAAALWLLVTFAVEASASGATVTLDADVDASTFRATVAWQATPAALTDAALPHVLENFARAQATQPREASRISWVLGLCKRITEAHDGAFEQGEWADGQPTTLKLRVPLAGA; encoded by the coding sequence ATGTCGATCGTGACCACGTCTACTCCGTCTTCTTCCGGCAGCAACGAGGAGACGTCTGCCGTCGCCGAACGAACCGCGCGACGCTGCGCCGAAACGGCACTTTTCATGCGCGATCATGTGCTGTCGCTGGTCTCGCACGACCTGCGCAGCCCGCTGAATGCCATTCATAGCTGGGCCTATGTGCTCGACCGCAAGATCGACACAAACGATGCCACCGCGCAACGCGCGCTCGAAGGTATTCGCAACGGTGTCGAGCAGCAGGTGAAGCTGCTCGAATCGATCGTCGATACAACGCGCGCCGAGACGAAAGCGCTTGTTTTGAAGCGCGCGCCGTTCGCGCTGCGCCCATTGCTCGATGAAACGATCGGCGATGTGCGCGACGCGCTCGCCGTGCGGCGTGGCGTCGCACTCGAACTCAACTCGCCGCTCGCCGCGCAGCGGATGGACGGTGACCGCGAGCGGCTCGCCGCCGCGTTGTGGCTGCTCGTCACATTCGCGGTGGAAGCGAGCGCGAGCGGCGCGACCGTCACGCTCGATGCCGACGTCGATGCGTCGACGTTTCGCGCCACCGTCGCATGGCAAGCAACGCCTGCAGCACTGACTGACGCCGCGCTGCCTCACGTGCTGGAAAACTTCGCGCGCGCGCAAGCGACGCAGCCGCGCGAAGCCAGCCGCATTTCGTGGGTGTTGGGGCTGTGCAAGCGCATCACGGAAGCGCACGACGGCGCGTTCGAACAGGGCGAATGGGCCGACGGCCAGCCGACGACACTCAAGCTGCGTGTGCCGCTCGCCGGCGCATGA
- a CDS encoding FKBP-type peptidyl-prolyl cis-trans isomerase, protein MSTVTTASGLKYEDLTEGTGAEAKAGQTVSVHYTGWLTDGQKFDSSKDRNDPFAFVLGGGMVIKGWDEGVQGMKVGGVRKLTIPPQLGYGVRGAGGVIPPNATLVFEVELLGV, encoded by the coding sequence ATGTCTACTGTCACCACTGCATCGGGCCTCAAGTACGAAGACCTGACGGAAGGCACGGGCGCTGAAGCGAAGGCCGGTCAGACCGTCAGCGTTCACTATACCGGCTGGCTGACGGACGGCCAGAAGTTCGATTCGAGCAAGGACCGCAACGACCCGTTCGCGTTCGTGCTGGGCGGCGGCATGGTCATCAAGGGCTGGGACGAAGGCGTGCAGGGCATGAAGGTCGGCGGCGTGCGCAAGCTGACCATTCCGCCGCAACTCGGCTACGGCGTGCGCGGCGCGGGCGGCGTGATTCCCCCGAACGCAACGCTCGTGTTCGAAGTCGAATTGCTCGGCGTCTAA
- a CDS encoding AraC family transcriptional regulator, whose product MSHAVISAPNVSLRRYGTVEASDVHDFHQIVLGLDGSMVMAVDGVAQEIDRTSAWLIPAGSRHDYAGVGENRQLVLDLPASSVALPQRLFDRARAVTVDSSLTQLVSHIAGRATGHIDGDAAWRRFNWDAAARLCAAIIEDTGMADAAPGARLDFARIDAWLRARLSEPLRIADLAAHCGFGMRRFHQLFIDAFGETPHRYLQRLRLDTSVTLLADPRRSLTDVALEVGFGDQSAYTHAFTRRFGMAPGQWRALLH is encoded by the coding sequence ATGAGCCACGCCGTCATCAGTGCCCCCAACGTTTCCCTGCGCCGCTACGGCACCGTGGAAGCGTCGGACGTGCATGACTTCCATCAGATCGTGCTCGGTCTGGACGGGTCGATGGTGATGGCCGTGGACGGCGTCGCGCAGGAAATCGACCGGACGTCCGCGTGGCTCATTCCGGCCGGCTCGCGGCACGACTACGCGGGCGTCGGCGAGAACCGGCAGCTCGTGCTCGATCTGCCCGCGTCGTCGGTCGCCTTGCCGCAACGTCTGTTCGACCGGGCGCGCGCCGTCACCGTCGATTCGTCGCTCACGCAACTGGTTTCGCATATTGCGGGCCGCGCGACGGGACATATCGACGGCGATGCCGCATGGCGGCGCTTCAACTGGGACGCGGCCGCCCGCCTATGCGCGGCGATCATCGAAGACACGGGCATGGCGGATGCTGCGCCGGGCGCCCGTCTCGACTTCGCGCGCATCGACGCCTGGCTGCGCGCGCGTCTGTCCGAACCGCTGCGCATCGCGGACCTCGCCGCGCACTGCGGCTTCGGCATGCGGCGCTTTCATCAATTGTTCATCGACGCATTCGGCGAGACGCCGCATCGCTATTTGCAGCGGCTGCGGCTGGATACGTCCGTCACGCTGCTCGCCGATCCGCGCCGCTCATTGACCGACGTCGCGCTCGAAGTCGGCTTCGGCGATCAGAGCGCCTACACGCATGCGTTCACGCGGCGCTTCGGGATGGCGCCGGGTCAATGGCGCGCCTTGCTGCATTGA